TAGTACTAGCAGTAATATAACATATAGTACTAGCAGAAACAGAACATGTAGTACTAGTAGTAACAGTACATGTAGTACTAGTAGTAACAGAACATGTAGTACTAGCAGAAACAGAACATGTAGGACTAGCAGTAACATAACATATAGTACTAGTAGTAACAGAACATGTAGTACTAGCAGAAACAGAACATGTAGTACTAGCAGTAATATAACATATAGTACTAGCAGAAACAGAACATGTAGTACTAGCAGTAATATAACATATAGTACTAGCAGAAACAGAACATGTAGTACTAGTAGTAACAGAACATGTAGTACTAGTAGTAACAGAACATGTAGTACTAGCAGAAACAGAACATGTAGTACTAGCAGTAACATAACATGTAGTACTAGCAGTAACAGAACATATAGTACTAGTAGAAAGAGAACCTGTAGTACTAGTAGTAACAGAACATGTAGTACTAGCAGTAACATAACATGTAGTACTAGCAGTAACATAACATGTAGTACTAGCAGTAACATAACATGTAGTACTAGCAGTAACAGAACATGTAGTACTAGCAGAAACAGAACATATAGTACTAGTAGTAACAGAACATGTAGTACTAGTAGTAACAGAACATGTAGTACTAGCAGTAACAGAACATGTAGTACTAGCAGAAACAGAACATATAGTACTAGTAGTAACATAACATGTAGTACTAGCAGTAACATAACATATAGTACTAGTAGTAACAGAACATGCAGTACTAGCAGTAATATAACATATAGTACTAGCAGTAACATAACATGTAGTACTAGTAGTAACAAAACATGCAGTACTAGCAGCAACAGTGGACGCAAATATTCTCCCCAACTGAATATTGGACAAGTTCAAAATTCCAAGCCAATCAAATTGTTGACAGTTATCCAAAGTAGATGAAGACATAGACAAACAACAGGGACGTGTCAGAACATGTCTAAGGGAATATGGCTGCAAGCAACGACAGCTCAAGAGGGTAAAACTTGTGACATCAAGACGGTAAATGTAGTCCCTGTAACGCAGGACTGTGTATACGTAGTCACGGTAacgcgtgtgtctgtgtctgtgtgtgtgtgtgtgtgttgttcctgGCGGTCCGATGACTTCCTGAGGTCCTGCGAAGGCCCCTCCCTGAATGTAGTCCTCCAGACGCTGTAGCTCTGCCATGGCCTTGTCCAGAGTCGCCCTCTCGGACAGCTCAACCACCTGCACAACCATAGAGGGAACAGACGGTGTTAGCTGGAGGAACCTGTCTGTGCTTCTGCTTCGCTTGCTCTTtgtgtttaggctgggtaactatagagacctttaggtttaggctgggtaactatagagacctttaggtttaggctgggtaactatagagacatttaggtttaggctgggtaactacagagacctttgggtttaggctgggtaactatagagacctttaggtttaggctgggtaactatagagacctttgggtttaggctgggtaactatagagacctttgggtttaggctgaGTAACTACAGAGACCTTtgggctgggtaactatagagacctttgggtttaggctgggtaactatagagacctttgggtttaggctgggtaactatagagacctttaggtttaggctgggtaactacagagacctttgggtttaggctgggtaactatagagacctttgggtttaggctgggtaactatagagacctttgggtttaggctgggtaactatagagacctttaggtttaggctgggtaactatagagacctttaggtTTAGGCTGAGTAACTACAGtgacctttgggtttaggctgggtaactatagagacctttgggtttaggctgggtaactatagagacctttgggtttaggctgaGTAACTACAGAGACCTTtgggctgggtaactatagagacctttgggtttaggctgggtaactatagagacctttgggtttaggctgggtaactatagagacctttgggtttaggctgggtaactatagagacctttaggtttaggctgggtaactacagagacctttgggtttaggctgggtaactatagagacctttgggtttaggctgggtaactatagagacctttgggtttaggctgggtaactatagagacctttgggtttaggctgggtaactatagagaccttcaggtttaggctgggtaactatagagacctttgggtttaggctgggtaactatagagacctttaggttttggctgggtaactatagagacctttaggtTTTGGCTGGGTAACTGTAGAGACCTTTAGGTtttggctgggtaactatagagacctttgggtttaggctgggtaactatagagaccttcaggtttaggctgggtaactatagagacctttaggtttaggctgggtaactatagagacctttgggtttaggctgggtaactatagagacctttgggtttaggctgggtaactatagagacctttgggtttaggctgggtaactatagagaccttcgggtttaggctgggtaactatagagacctttgggtttaggctgggtaactatagagacctttaggttttggctgggtaactatagagacctttaggtTTTGGCTGGGTAACTGTAGAGACCTTTAGGTtttggctgggtaactatagagacctttgggtttaggctgggtaactatagagaccttcaggtttaggctgggtaactatagagacctttaggtttaggctgggtaactacagtgacctttgggtttaggctgggtaactacagtgacctttgggtttaggctgggtaactatagagaccttcaggtttaggctgggtaactgtagagacctttaggttttggctgggtaactatagagacctttgggtttaggctgggtaactatagagaccttcaggtttaggctgggtaactgtaGAGACCTTTAGGTTTTGGCTGGGTAACTAcagagacctttgggtttaggctgagtaactatagagacctttgggtttaggctgggtaactatagagacctttaggttttggctgggtaactatagagacctttaggttttggatgggtaactatagagacctttgggtttaggctgggtaactacagagacctttgggttttggctgggtaactatagagaccttcaggtttaggctgggtaactatagagacctttgggtttaggctgggtaactatagagacctttaggttttggctgggtaactatagagacctttaggtttaggctgggtaactatagagacctttaggtttaggctgggtaactatagagtcctttgggtttaggctgggtaactatagagaccttcaggtttaggctgggtaactatagagacctttgggtataggctgggtaactatagagaccttcaggtttaggctgggtaactatagagacctttgggtttaggctgggtaactatagagacctttgggtttaggctgggtaactatagagaccttcaggtttaggctgggtaactatagagacctttgggtttaggctgggtaactatagagaccttcaggtttaggctgggtaactatagagaccttcaggtttaggctgggtaactatagagaccttcaggtttaggctgagtaactatagagacctttaggtttaggctgagtaactatagagaccttcaggtttaggctgggtaactatagagaccttcaggtttaggctgggtaactatagagaccttcaggtttaggctgggtaactatagagacctttgggtttaggctgggtaactgtagagacctttaggtttaggctgggtaactatagagaccttcaggtttaggctgggtaactatagagacctttgggtttaggctgggtaactgtagagacctttaggtttaggctgggtaactatagagacctttaggtttaggctgggtaactatagagaccttcaggtttaggctgggtaactatagagacctttgggtttaggctgggtaactgtagagaccttcaggtttaggctgagtaactatagagacctttgggtttaggctgggtaactatagagaccttcaggttttggctgggtaactatagagaccttcaggtttaggctgggtaactatagagacctttgggtttaggctgggtaactatagagaccttcaggttttggctgggtaactatagagacctttaggtttaggctgggtaactatagagacctttgggtttaggctgggtaactatagagaccttcaggtttaggctgggtaactatagagaccttcaggtttaggctgggtaactatagagacctttgggtttaggctgagtaactatagagacctttgggttaatgctgggtaactatagagaccttcaggtttaggctgggtaactatagagaccttcaggtttaggctgggtaactatagagaccttcaggtttaggctgggtaactatagagaccttcaggtttaggctgggtaactatagagaccttcaggtttgggctgggtaactatagagacctttgtgACAACAGTACTTCTGATGTAACAAACAAAATGgccttctaaaatggattgattGGAGGAACCTAGAAACAAGCTATTAAGGCCAGTCCATGACACGTGCTTGCACAGTAGATGTAACACACAGTGATGTTCTCTGTAACCCATCCTGAGTGTTATTGATGTGTCATCCCTGGTGATTAAGAGGTAACGTGGAAACCCACCTTTTTCCTGGCTCCCTCCAGTCTCTGCAGCTGCAGAATGGCTGCATCCTTCGACAGCAGCTCCAAATCTTCCTCTATCTTAGACTGGGAAAATAAAACACAATaagtttttaaaaaatatatatattaggtTGTCGCTCATTACCTCATGCTGACGTGTCCCGTGTGGTGTGTTTAATTGCGGTTGAAACATGTTTTAACGTGCTTTTGTGTTTGATTGTCAGTGCCGTCCTGTGTTTACCTCATTTACTGGCTCCCCAGCAGCTTCCTGGTATAGCTTTTCACAGATCTTTCCctgcaatcaatcaatcagccaATCAAAACAATCAGCCAATCAAACAATCgtatctatttaaaaaaaatgtaaaaaacttgTACTTTGTCAGATGATGTCACAAATTGCTTTGAAAGATTTATGTGAGTCTTCTACACAGACACTAGCTGGGTTACAGAGCAGTGTAACAGAATCACTGAAAACACAAAAAGGCCACAGGAAATCTTGTCTATGTTTTAGTCTCTACCGTCACAGAGAGACGGGTCATTCAATTCACATAGGAAGTGTCCCcccaaaaatggcaccctatttcatatagtgcactacttttaaccagagccctatggaccctggtcaaaagtagtgcactatgtaggaaatagggtgccatttgggaggcagttATAATGTTTGAGACACTTACTGTTTGAACGCATTCCTTCAATTCATCCAGCAGGCCCTGAGGTCAAGATAATTTCTGTCTTGTCTCTGGAGAACTTCCGATAAAAGTCCATGATTTTGAGCAGGACACAGCCGtggtactggacatgggagagaacaggaggatgGACGTTGTGTTTAGTAAATGCGCTGCCGAGGTCGGGCACGATGGACATGGTGACGATGGAACTTCTTCAGTCATTCGTCTGTGACTCTGATCCCAGAGCaccaataaatcaatcaatcaaatgtattttttataaagcccttttcacatcagccgatgtcacacaaagtgctttacagaaacccgtAAAACCCCGGTAAAACCCCGAATGAGCAAGTCCTtcctggctgtaccaggtagagattAGCAAAAGCACTGTaccaggtagagtagagaggaaccaggccccTGTCCTCTCCTGGCTGTACCAAGTCAgaaaacctagagagaaaccaggctctgtaccaggaggtagagaggaaccaggctcctgaggggtggcctgtcctctactggctgtaccaggtagagattagaaacctagagaggaaaccAGGCTCTGGAGGGGTGGCCTGTCCCTtcctggctgtaccaggtagagattagaaacctagaggaaccaggctctgaggggtggccagtcctctcctggctgtaccaggtggagattagaaacctagagaggaaccgggctctgaagggtggcctgtcctctcctggctgtaccaggtagagattagaaacctagagaggaaccgggctctgaggggtggcctgtcctcttctggctgtaccaggtagagattagaaacctagagaggaaccgggctctgaagggtggcctgtcctcttctggctgtaccaggtggagattataaacctagaaaggaaccaggctctgaggggtggcctgtcTTCTTCTGTGTCAGTCCTTACCTTCTTGTGCTTCTTGATCTTGTCAAAGATGACTGTCTTTAACAGGATTCTGCCATCATGAGACGTGTTTGTCTAGTGAAGGAAACAACAGGTACAGTATGTCAATCCGCTATACAGACTCATTCACACATAACCCATCAAAATATAATCTATCTCTGGTAAACCATTGGGAGTGTAATGACCCATCAAAAATAGAATCTATCTCTGGTAAACCATTGGGAGTGTAATGACCCATCAAAAAAATAGAATCTATCTCTGGAAAACCATTGGGAGTGTAATGACCCATCAAAAATAGAATCTAATGACCCTGGTAAACCATGAGATTCTATTTTTGAAAATATAATCTATCTCTTTTGGGAGTGTAATGGGTCATTAGATTCTATCTCTGGTAAACCATTGGGAGTGTAATGACTCATCAAAAATAGAATATATCTCTGGTAAACCATTGGGAGTGTAATGACCCATCAAAAATAGAATCTATCTCTGGTAAACCATTGGGAGTGTAATGACCCATCAAAATAGAATCTATCTCTGGTAAACCATTGGGAGTGTAATGACCCATCAAAAATAGAATCTATCTCAGGGTAAACCATTTTGAGTGGGTCATTAGGGTAAAACCATTGGGAGTGTAATGACCCATCAAAAATAGAATCTATCTCTGGTAAACCATTGGGAGTGTAATGACCCATCAAAAATAGAATCTATCTCTGGTAAACCATTGGGAGTGTAATGACCCATCAAAAATAGAATCTATCTCTGGTAAACCATTGGGAGTGTAATGACCCATCAAAAATAGAATCTCTGGTAAACCATTGGGAGTGTAAGACCCATCAAAAATAGAATCTAAAACCATTGGGAGTGTAATGACCCATCAAAAATAGAAATCTCTGGTTAACCATTGGGAGTGTAATGACCCATCAAAAATAGAATCTATTGGTAAACCATTGGGAGTGTAATGACCCATCAAAAATAGAATCTCTGGTAAACCATTGGGAGGTAATGACCCATCAAAAATAGAATCTCTCTTGATGAGTGTCATCAAAATAGAATCTTATCTCTGTTAAACCATTGGGAGTGTAATGACCCATCAAAAATAGAATCTATCTCTGTAAACCATTGGGAGTGTAATGACCCATCAAAATAGAATCTATCTCTGGTAAACCATTGGGAGTGTAATGACCCATCAAAAATAGAATCTATCTCTGGTAAACCATTGGGAGTGTAATGACCCATCAAAAATAGAATCTATCTCTGGTAAACCATTGGGAGTGTAATGACCCATCAAAATAGAATCTATCTCTGGTAAACCATTGGGAAGGGTAACCATGTTTTTACCACTCAGAACTCCAGTTCCAAGCCCTGTCCATAGATGGTATTTctatgcattgaactgcatcccaAGCCGCAGGGACACACTGAATGGTGTCAGGATGATCCATTGTGGAGGACCTGCGACCTCTGACACTGGTACTGACACGTTACACATTGTGCCGTACAACGCTTCAGTGAAGACGCGTTGCTGTTATACACACGTGTGTATTCCCAGTTATAACAATAGTCACATTATTCCTCCAGGTTAAACATTTAGGCATCAAGTGACCAAAAGTGTTTTTTCAAACACACGTGGCTACATTGGGTAACAGTTTCATGACAGTGTTCTCACTATGACACTATTTCTGTCAGTGCCATGTCGTAACTATAGTGTGATACTGTTTATGACATGTTTATTTcacagggaggcc
This Oncorhynchus masou masou isolate Uvic2021 unplaced genomic scaffold, UVic_Omas_1.1 unplaced_scaffold_6873, whole genome shotgun sequence DNA region includes the following protein-coding sequences:
- the LOC135536949 gene encoding streptococcal hemagglutinin-like, with product MAELQRLEDYIQGGAFAGPQEVIGPPGTTHTHTHRHRHTRYRDYVYTVLRYRDYIYRLDVTSFTLLSCRCLQPYSLRHVLTRPCCLSMSSSTLDNCQQFDWLGILNLSNIQLGRIFASTVAASTACFVTTSTTCYVTASTICYITASTACSVTTSTICYVTASTTCYVTTSTICSVSASTTCSVTASTTCSVTTSTTCSVTTSTICSVSASTTCSVTASTTCYVTASTTCYVTASTTCYVTASTTCSVTTSTTGSLSTSTICSVTASTTCYVTASTTCSVSASTTCSVTTSTTCSVTTSTTCSVSASTICYITASTTCSVSASTICYITASTTCSVSASTTCSVTTSTICYVTASPTCSVSASTTCSVTTSTTCTVTTSTTCSVSASTICYITASTTCSVSASTICYITASTTCSVSASTTCSVTTSTICYVTASPTCSVSASTTCSVTTSTICYVTASPTCSVSASTTCYVTASTTCSVTASITCSVSASTICYVTASTTCSVTASTTCSVTTSTTGSLSTSTICYVTASPTCSVSASTTCSVTTSTICYVTASPTCSVSASTTCYVTASTTCSVTASITCSVSASTICYVTASTTCSVTASTTCSVTTSTTGSLSTSTICYVTASTTCYVTASTTCYVTASTTCYVTASTTCSVTASTTCSVTASTTCYVTASTTCYVTASTTCYVTASTTCSCVLCIYSICFSGVLLSYRTVLLYLK